A window of Cryptomeria japonica chromosome 3, Sugi_1.0, whole genome shotgun sequence contains these coding sequences:
- the LOC131069197 gene encoding ethylene-responsive transcription factor ERF011 has translation MSSGGEDGENEMRFRGVRKRKWGKYVAEIRSGKRTRISLGSYFTPHAAARAYDTALLCLRGPNASSFNFLDSQFNPTALEAANAESNPSPQAVRTAAIAVGSACDVDPATYFHNNNNNNSNQILEGAAPSEEKDQSAEGGDTVNGEGNAMVEEKIAEEEQVICESSDAKCLVQSTQPV, from the coding sequence ATGTCGAGTGGTGGAGAAGATGGAGAGAATGAAATGAGATTTAGGGGCGTGAGAAAGAGAAAATGGGGAAAATATGTAGCTGAAATTCGATCTGGAAAGAGAACGCGTATATCACTGGGGTCATACTTCACTCCTCATGCTGCAGCTCGAGCTTATGACACTGCACTCTTGTGTCTGCGAGGGCCCAATGCTTCGTCTTTCAATTTCCTAGACTCGCAGTTCAACCCAACTGCATTGGAGGCGGCAAATGCAGAGAGCAATCCATCACCTCAGGCTGTTCGAACTGCTGCCATTGCGGTTGGCTCCGCCTGCGATGTCGATCCTGCAACATACttccataataataataataataatagcaatcaAATCTTGGAGGGTGCCGCACCGAGTGAAGAGAAAGATCAATCAGCCGAAGGTGGAGACACCGTTAATGGTGAAGGGAATGCAATGGTTGAGGAGAaaattgcagaagaagaacaggTGATATGTGAATCAAGTGATGCAAAATGTCTTGTACAATCTACACAGCCTGTGTAA